The following coding sequences are from one Carassius auratus strain Wakin unplaced genomic scaffold, ASM336829v1 scaf_tig00018268, whole genome shotgun sequence window:
- the LOC113076003 gene encoding transmembrane protein 132C-like, producing MIRKMGGLKKVQIARTEMEAKVSLGCDEVLVNGKEKNGHVSLQVNFTYLYLTSQLELTVWVPRLPLQIDVSDAELSQVKGWRVPIITNKRPTRDSEDDEEDERKGRGCALQYQYALVRVLTHFVAEPVSPGGELVHMLGSDWSADITEMVLDFLKVEDTSIARLIDGRVLVGRDPGITNIQVISPFSDSILAEKTITVVDDKVTISDLGVQLVGSLSLSLQASSTNNRAFYITTTAQDLLHTPKQEAIISAWIQYSDGSVTPLDIYDPKDFTVTITSLDENVVSTYQDQSQRWPVVVAEGEGQGALLRVEMMISETCQKSKRKSILAMGIGNVQVKFGQNDLEQRSGTQENSLDNSTNEQKHKLLEADKTSGGDGWKYTNTGVEREESVLKKISTTAKTPLTGRSGGSKQGGGQNNNPVDYTSFPAQVDLPGGADSDLTQAPRGLSDLEIGMYALLGVFCLAILVFLINCVSFAFRYRHKELPVLEQGNMNHAHDWVWLGNEADLMDHHGDHGPLAHNDECTTAIDRNEGCEESKYLLNGSGVQKSGRGIPQVHSDPRSCLGNDPSGKIEPLNNSPSATKRKRVKFTSFATVLPDEGGPYTNSILIGNEDDIKWVCQDMDLGQSAELRSYMERLQDNL from the exons ATGATCAGAAAGATGGGTGGATTGAAAAAGGTGCAAATTGCAAGAACAGAGATGGAAGCAAAG GTGTCTCTTGGTTGTGACGAGGTGCTGGTGAACGGGAAAGAGAAGAATGGGCATGTCTCTCTTCAAGTGAACTTTACCTACCTCTATTTGACCAGCCAATTAGAGCTCACCGTCTGGGTGCCACGGTTACCGCTGCAGATTGACGTCTCTGATGCCGAACTCAGCCAAGTTAAAGGATGGAGGGTACCCATCATCACCAacaagag ACCGACACGGGACAgtgaggatgatgaggaggatgagaGGAAGGGCAGAGGCTGTGCCTTGCAGTATCAGTACGCTCTGGTGCGTGTCCTCACACACTTCGTGGCCGAGCCAGTTAGCCCTGGTGGGGAGCTTGTGCACATGCTaggttctgattggtcagctgacaTCACAGAGATGGTCCTGGACTTCCTGAAAGTGGAAGATACAAGCATTGCCCGACTAATTGACGGAAGGGTGCTGGTGGGAAGAGACCCGGGGATCACCAATATACAg GTGATATCCCCCTTTTCTGACTCTATTCTGGCTGAGAAGACCATCACAGTGGTGGATGATAAAGTGACCATCAGTGATCTGGGAGTTCAGCTTGTGGGCTCTTTGAGTCTCTCACTGCAGGCCAGTTCCACCAACAACAGAGCCTTCTACATCACAACCACTGCTCAGGACCTGTTGCACACACCCAAACAG GAAGCCATTATCAGTGCATGGATTCAGTACAGCGATGGCTCTGTGACTCCTCTTGATATCTATGACCCTAAAGATTTCACTGTAACCATCACCTCACTGGATGAGAACGTGGTCTCCACCTATCAGGATCAGTCCCAACGCTGGCCTGTGGTAGTGGCAGAAGGCGAGGGACAGGGAGCGCTACTGCGCGTGGAGATGATGATCTCAGAAACCTGCCAGAAATCCAAGAGAAAGAGCATTTTGGCGATGGGGATAGGAAACGTACAGGTGAAGTTCGGACAGAACGACCTGGAGCAGAGGAGTGGAACTCAGGAGAACAGTCTGGACAACAGCACAAACGAACAGAAACATAAGCTTCTAGAAGCGGATAAAACAAGTGGAGGCGATGGCTGGAAATACACCAACACCGGGGTGGAACGAGAAGAGTCGGTTCTAAAGAAGATCAGCACAACCGCAAAGACTCCACTAACCGGTCGTTCCGGGGGCAGCAAGCAGGGTGGGGGGCAAAACAACAACCCTGTGGACTACACCAGTTTCCCAGCACAGGTGGACCTACCTGGCGGTGCGGACAGCGACTTGACTCAGGCTCCGAGAGGTCTGTCAGATCTGGAAATTGGCATGTATGCTCTGCTTGGAGTCTTCTGCCTTGCTATCCTCGTCTTCCTCATCAACTGTGTCAGCTTTGCCTTCCGCTACCGCCACAAAGAGCTTCCTGTGTTGGAGCAGGGCAACATGAACCATGCCCACGACTGGGTGTGGCTAGGTAACGAAGCAGACCTGATGGATCATCACGGAGATCACGGGCCACTGGCACACAACGATGAGTGCACCACCGCGATAGATCGCAACGAAGGTTGCGAGGAGAGCAAGTACCTTCTCAACGGGAGCGGCGTTCAGAAAAGTGGACGTGGCATCCCCCAAGTGCACTCTGATCCACGGTCTTGTTTGGGAAACGACCCCAGTGGAAAAATCGAGCCCCTTAACAACTCTCCCAGCGCTACCAAGCGCAAAAGGGTGAAGTTTACTTCCTTTGCCACCGTACTACCAGACGAAGGCGGGCCGTACACCAACTCCATCCTTATTGGGAATGAAGATGACATCAAGTGGGTCTGTCAAGACATGGACCTGGGGCAGTCAGCCGAGCTCAGGAGCTACATGGAGAGACTGCAAGACAATCTGTAG